A region of Fibrobacter succinogenes subsp. succinogenes S85 DNA encodes the following proteins:
- a CDS encoding SUMF1/EgtB/PvdO family nonheme iron enzyme translates to MKKKLCLVVIWFALIVCSLFCTSCSDDLKNIDLKRDSLSSETWLEVEKNDSLKICMDSKVRTWETSLNTEILNDSCLKFQVPELNGINTINIKFPDSDSVYKINLAVGMKYLNFKNEETLYGNDDYQMNPYEEKIVYVTGSYLVDKYPVTNCDFLQLLWDEIPLNSPQIDTMEKDFTKFWVQKKESRKNNEKCITHDSAASTIPLYLAMKYANIRSLREGLEPYYIFSNTSNKFVQIDRKARSVNRNGIEEVPEHHYFIVYHDFIEHENNLIEVYDNSSSDGYRLPYYDEWVMLARGGDKNNTPWNESASFKEISKYAKFEDKVSCSDLNDSGPLYSIISFFHWCKNDYESGPVGKLLPNGFGLYDIFGLVEEQVLFEKHNYSRDNYNVFFTIEPKEEKKRNPLRCIDDCPACLKGGIRRSDLERINYGYISNDYFPKYSGGFRLIRNIGNNAKWSEVKLDKE, encoded by the coding sequence ATGAAAAAGAAATTGTGTTTAGTTGTAATTTGGTTTGCTCTGATTGTTTGTTCGCTATTTTGCACATCATGTTCCGATGATTTGAAGAACATTGATTTAAAACGTGATTCCCTAAGTTCGGAAACATGGCTCGAAGTCGAGAAGAACGATTCCCTCAAAATTTGCATGGACTCAAAAGTCCGCACGTGGGAAACTTCGCTGAATACAGAAATTCTAAACGATTCATGTTTAAAATTTCAAGTTCCAGAACTTAACGGAATCAATACAATCAATATAAAGTTTCCAGATTCTGACAGCGTCTATAAAATCAATTTAGCTGTCGGTATGAAGTATTTGAACTTCAAAAATGAAGAAACTTTATATGGTAATGACGATTACCAAATGAATCCTTATGAAGAAAAAATCGTATATGTTACGGGTTCCTATTTAGTTGATAAATACCCTGTGACTAATTGTGATTTTTTACAATTGTTATGGGATGAAATTCCTCTAAATTCTCCCCAAATAGATACCATGGAAAAAGACTTTACAAAATTTTGGGTACAAAAAAAAGAATCAAGAAAAAATAACGAAAAATGTATTACCCATGATTCTGCAGCAAGTACAATTCCTTTATATTTGGCGATGAAATATGCCAATATTCGCAGTCTTCGCGAAGGTCTAGAACCGTATTATATCTTTTCAAACACTAGTAATAAATTTGTACAAATTGATCGCAAAGCAAGGTCTGTCAATCGTAACGGAATTGAAGAAGTTCCCGAGCATCATTATTTTATCGTTTACCATGATTTCATAGAGCATGAAAATAACTTGATAGAAGTTTATGATAATTCGTCTTCTGATGGTTATCGGCTTCCTTATTATGACGAATGGGTTATGTTAGCTCGTGGTGGTGATAAAAACAACACCCCCTGGAATGAATCTGCATCTTTTAAAGAAATTTCTAAATACGCAAAATTCGAAGATAAGGTAAGTTGTTCTGATTTAAATGATTCAGGTCCTTTATATAGTATAATATCATTTTTTCATTGGTGCAAAAATGATTATGAATCAGGACCTGTTGGAAAACTCTTGCCTAATGGATTTGGTTTATATGATATATTTGGCCTAGTTGAAGAACAAGTTCTATTTGAAAAGCATAATTATTCAAGAGATAATTATAATGTTTTTTTTACCATTGAACCTAAAGAAGAAAAAAAAAGAAACCCATTAAGATGCATAGATGATTGCCCAGCTTGTTTAAAAGGTGGAATTCGTCGTTCTGACTTAGAAAGAATTAATTATGGTTATATTTCGAACGATTATTTTCCTAAATATTCCGGCGGTTTCCGCCTAATCCGCAACATCGGCAACAACGCCAAATGGAGCGAAGTTAAGCTTGACAAGGAATAA
- a CDS encoding formylglycine-generating enzyme family protein, producing the protein MKIKILLLCVSFFVLVLNACSNSVKKQDISAGIIKQFSPIERIFDVIRDSLGEENWLEVEKNENVKICVDQKVFAWKTVLKSSVLNDSCLVFQAPTLVGVETVDVSFSEADSSHKINLAIGMKYLNFKNEEVLLGFNTCRENQLVGRCKNEDPERLFSVTGTYLVDKYPVTNCEFTQLMWDSIPATSLYRNESLRKDYYEDWLNRKSASKRNENCITQDTAANTVSLFQAMKYANARSIREGLKPYYIFAPVEEYAERESILSTTQRIVTRRDFTIHDIKYIQVSDDSTSNGYRLPYYNEWMMFARGGDKKNMAPWGDSSGTFEKTKKYARFKTKMVSFETEPVGQLTPNGYGLYDMFGLVQEHVLLKSSLFRGDLGFASCLKGGDYHVSLEDGSDDTLSPYWKWISYGYYEPGHQGYGAGFRLIRNIGNNAKWTYLKSK; encoded by the coding sequence ATGAAAATAAAGATTCTTTTACTATGTGTATCTTTTTTTGTTCTTGTTTTGAATGCGTGCTCGAATAGCGTTAAAAAACAGGATATTTCAGCGGGAATAATAAAGCAGTTTAGCCCGATAGAAAGAATCTTTGATGTAATCCGAGATTCTCTGGGCGAAGAAAACTGGCTTGAAGTCGAAAAAAATGAAAACGTTAAAATTTGTGTTGACCAGAAAGTTTTTGCTTGGAAGACGGTATTAAAATCAAGTGTTCTCAATGATTCCTGCTTAGTTTTCCAAGCTCCGACTCTTGTTGGAGTCGAAACTGTTGATGTGTCTTTTTCGGAAGCGGATAGTTCGCATAAAATCAATTTAGCCATCGGAATGAAATACTTAAATTTCAAGAATGAAGAAGTTCTGTTAGGATTTAACACATGTCGAGAAAACCAACTTGTCGGTCGATGCAAAAACGAAGATCCAGAAAGACTATTTTCTGTAACGGGCACTTACTTAGTCGATAAATATCCTGTTACCAACTGCGAGTTTACGCAACTGATGTGGGATAGCATTCCAGCAACATCCTTGTATAGAAACGAATCGTTAAGAAAGGATTATTATGAAGATTGGCTAAACAGAAAAAGTGCTTCTAAACGTAATGAAAACTGCATAACACAAGACACGGCTGCCAATACTGTATCTTTATTTCAGGCGATGAAATATGCAAATGCACGCAGTATTCGTGAAGGTCTAAAGCCTTATTATATATTTGCTCCTGTAGAAGAATATGCAGAAAGAGAAAGTATTTTATCGACTACACAACGTATAGTAACTCGTAGGGATTTTACTATACATGATATCAAATATATTCAAGTTTCTGACGACAGTACCTCGAACGGTTATAGACTTCCATATTACAATGAATGGATGATGTTTGCTCGTGGTGGCGACAAAAAGAATATGGCCCCCTGGGGAGACTCTTCGGGCACTTTCGAAAAAACAAAAAAATACGCCAGATTTAAAACAAAAATGGTTTCTTTTGAAACAGAACCCGTTGGCCAGCTGACACCCAATGGATACGGATTATACGATATGTTTGGTCTCGTTCAAGAGCATGTACTCTTAAAATCAAGTTTGTTTAGAGGAGACCTTGGTTTTGCGTCTTGTTTGAAGGGCGGAGATTATCACGTTTCTCTAGAAGACGGATCCGACGACACCTTAAGTCCTTATTGGAAATGGATAAGCTACGGATATTACGAACCAGGTCATCAAGGTTATGGAGCTGGTTTCCGTCTCATCCGCAACATCGGCAATAATGCTAAGTGGACCTATCTCAAGTCCAAATGA
- a CDS encoding formylglycine-generating enzyme family protein — translation MKKIFCLVASYGAVIAGLLFCTACSDREKYIALNRGSLKNETWLEVEKNETVKICIDSKVQVWNTALDSEILGESCLKVRVPTLIGVSTIDVFFSNTESSYKINLAVGMKYLDLKNEDVLLGFDYMHEYIDNERLAKITGMFLVDKYPVTNCEFLQLMWDEIPSELHDEKEKNWIKRKKLSVRKEGCDTHDSATNIVYLYQALKYANKRSIREGLKPYYTFSEETFSKNEFEYDKTISEGQYIISYRDFTHHDETRIKVSVDSSSDGYRLPYYDEWMMLARGGDKKHKAPWGDSATFKDVQKYAKFNDKTEYYEKINSSITGPVGQLQPNGYGLYDIFGLVNELVLLEKPQKFRKYQILSRPNPNRPRYANTNCKRKNNCPSYLKGGGADDNWQNISYGYYSYGSIGGFRLIRNIGNNAKWSEVKSDKE, via the coding sequence ATGAAAAAGATTTTTTGTTTGGTTGCAAGTTATGGGGCCGTAATTGCCGGCTTGTTATTTTGTACAGCCTGCTCAGATAGGGAAAAATATATCGCTTTAAATCGAGGTTCTTTAAAAAACGAAACTTGGCTTGAAGTTGAAAAGAATGAAACGGTAAAAATCTGCATAGATTCCAAAGTACAAGTATGGAACACTGCACTGGATTCTGAAATTCTTGGTGAATCCTGTTTAAAAGTTCGAGTTCCAACGCTTATTGGAGTCAGCACAATCGATGTGTTTTTTTCTAATACAGAAAGTTCCTACAAAATCAATTTAGCGGTCGGGATGAAGTATCTGGACTTAAAAAACGAAGATGTTCTGTTAGGATTTGATTATATGCATGAATATATAGATAATGAAAGACTAGCAAAAATCACAGGAATGTTTTTAGTTGATAAATATCCTGTTACTAACTGCGAATTTTTACAGTTAATGTGGGATGAAATTCCTTCAGAACTACATGATGAAAAAGAAAAAAATTGGATTAAAAGAAAGAAGTTAAGCGTACGTAAAGAAGGTTGCGACACACACGACTCTGCGACAAATATTGTTTATTTATATCAAGCCTTAAAATATGCAAATAAGCGCAGTATTCGAGAAGGATTAAAACCGTATTATACATTTTCAGAAGAAACATTCTCGAAAAATGAATTTGAATATGATAAAACTATATCTGAAGGTCAATATATTATAAGCTATCGTGATTTCACCCACCATGATGAAACGCGAATCAAAGTTTCAGTTGATTCATCTTCGGATGGTTATCGACTACCCTATTACGATGAATGGATGATGTTAGCTCGAGGCGGAGATAAGAAGCACAAAGCACCTTGGGGGGATTCAGCGACGTTTAAAGATGTACAAAAATACGCAAAATTCAATGATAAAACTGAATATTATGAAAAAATAAATAGTTCTATAACAGGACCTGTAGGCCAGTTACAGCCTAATGGATATGGTTTGTATGATATTTTCGGTCTAGTTAATGAACTGGTTTTATTAGAGAAACCCCAAAAATTCAGAAAGTACCAAATATTATCAAGACCTAACCCCAATAGACCTCGTTACGCTAATACAAACTGTAAAAGGAAAAACAATTGTCCTTCTTATTTAAAGGGAGGAGGCGCTGATGATAATTGGCAAAATATTAGCTATGGGTATTATTCATATGGTAGTATTGGCGGTTTCCGCCTCATCCGCAACATCGGCAATAACGCCAAATGGAGCGAAGTCAAGTCTGACAAGGAATAA
- a CDS encoding PD-(D/E)XK nuclease family transposase: MTENNTTSEKKAYYIVTNAQGEEFLLPYYSETFRVLMDDKDTIRDMLNCLLGLDHDHEIIDLDYEFEKPIDVFMPEDDSARLDVWVTTKDHRYFNIEMQNRSHPFFLDRLQLYNSYQTLRGKYEYNRSTYFKLMDEKERKVHFYELPETVSIWLCNFQILKSKDIFKDTWAVYSEDEVHHSDSTHRALPIFSKNRYIVIDLPNFKRIRKSISSREDYWLKLLSQGPLEVPESKDPIFRDALNRLRVSRISPELLKALEEHMFDKHADEAIEAEIWLKGREQGLEQGRDNRNVEMALDMLADDEPVEKIVKYSRLSEDKVLELKQSLAKNALK; encoded by the coding sequence ATGACCGAAAATAACACAACTTCAGAAAAGAAGGCCTACTACATCGTCACGAACGCGCAGGGTGAGGAATTTTTGCTTCCATATTACAGCGAAACGTTCCGTGTGCTGATGGATGACAAGGACACCATCCGCGATATGCTCAATTGTTTGCTTGGGCTTGACCATGACCATGAAATCATTGATCTCGACTACGAGTTCGAAAAGCCCATTGACGTTTTCATGCCGGAAGATGACTCCGCGCGCCTAGACGTGTGGGTAACAACAAAGGATCACCGTTATTTCAACATAGAGATGCAGAATAGAAGCCATCCATTCTTTCTTGACCGTCTCCAACTCTACAATTCCTATCAAACATTGCGTGGCAAGTACGAGTATAACAGGTCAACGTATTTCAAATTGATGGACGAAAAGGAACGTAAGGTTCATTTTTATGAACTTCCCGAAACGGTGTCCATCTGGCTTTGTAATTTCCAAATTCTCAAGTCAAAGGATATTTTTAAGGACACTTGGGCGGTCTATAGCGAGGACGAAGTTCACCACAGCGACTCAACACATCGGGCTCTTCCCATTTTCAGTAAAAATAGATATATTGTAATTGATTTACCGAACTTTAAGAGGATTCGCAAGAGCATCAGTTCACGCGAGGACTACTGGCTGAAACTCTTGTCTCAAGGGCCACTTGAAGTTCCCGAATCGAAGGACCCGATCTTTAGGGATGCGCTCAACCGTTTGCGCGTAAGCCGCATAAGCCCTGAACTGCTTAAAGCCTTGGAGGAACATATGTTCGATAAACACGCTGATGAAGCTATCGAAGCCGAAATTTGGCTCAAAGGACGTGAACAAGGGCTTGAACAAGGGCGTGATAACCGAAATGTTGAAATGGCTCTTGACATGCTTGCTGATGACGAGCCTGTTGAAAAAATCGTCAAGTACTCCCGTCTTTCCGAGGATAAAGTTCTTGAACTGAAACAGTCACTGGCGAAGAACGCTCTTAAGTAA